The Syntrophotalea acetylenivorans genome contains the following window.
CTGAAAACGGGACAGCTCGGCAACGGTCAGCTTGAGAGGATTAGTCACATCACCGGTAATGGTCAGCACCGGATCGGCAGAGGCTCCATGGTTTGCCATGGCCAAGGCGCTGCCGCAGAGCAGCAACCAGATCAGCGGGATGCCAAACAGCTGAGCGAATCGTCTCATTGCTATTGTCCTCCGTTGCGAATCTTGCGAATTTTCGGAAAGTACCAGAGCATCAGCAAACACAGCACTGTGTTGCCGATCAAAATCAACCACAGGCCAGGGTCCTTTTTGACGGTAATCTGGAGCGGCGGCAGTTCATCAACACCGGGTTTGCCGGCCATGCCGAGATGCAGGGTGTAGCCTTGCCAGTAGAGGGGTTCAAGAATGGCAATCGGGTGCTGTTCGACCTTGGCGCCCGTTTTCAACTCCAGGGTTGCGGTACACTGGCGCATTTTGCCTTCCAGCTCCGGTTCCTGCCAATAATCGTAGCGCCGCTCAAGCAGAGTGACTTGCAGGTCGTCGAGGCTTACCTCCTCGCCTACCACCGCCAGAAGCCGCTCTTTACTGCCGGTAAATTCCGTCAGGGCATGTCCTCCGATAATAAACAGAAAACAAAAATGCATGATCGAGGGGGCCAGCAGCAAGAGAAAGAGACTTCGGCGATGATGTTGCCGCCGTTCCCATAAAAAGCGGACCCGATCCAGGGTACAGGCCAGAGTATTGGCAAAAAGCAGGGCAAGCAAACCGAAAAGGGTGAAGATCCACCAGCTGTGGACGTCACTACGTGTCCCCAGCCAGGCGGGAAAGAGCTTGGTATTCAGTTCGCCGAAGACGGGCATGACCTTGGCGTAAAGACTGCCGACAAACAGATTCAGGGTGAGCAGGACGAGCAGCCAGAGGGTCAGGCGAATGCCAGACAGAGCCTTCCACAATCGATTAATCATGGCTTTCCTCCGTCAGTTCGGGATTACGGCAGGCTCCGGGGACCGCGCCATGGGGCAATTCACCGTGCACCTGCTCCTGGGCGGTCACGTGCGCCTTGCCTCTGCCGGAACCTTTACCGGAAACCTTAGCGGGATTAAGCACAGTGAGGTGAGCCGCTACCTGCAGAGCGTAGGCGACTAACAGCACCACAAGCCCGCTGGAAAAAGCCCAGCGGGCCTTTTTACGAAGATCGAAAGAGCTGTCGAAATGAGTATGAAGATAGCCGCAATAGAGGCACCAGATGGCCGCCGATTGCAGATGCCGTTCGCCCCAGTGGAAAAGGCTGGCCCAGCCGAGATAACTCCAGACGGCGCCGACCACCTGGGCCAGGCTGTAAAGGATAAAGCCCCAGATAGCCAACTCATTGAACAGCAGATCATCATTGGGCTTGCGCAGCTGCCGCCAGGCGAACCAGCCGCTGGCCAGAAACAAAGCAACGGCCAGCACCTCCAGGCAAAAGAACATCGGCGACGACCAGGTAGCGGTAAAGGGACCGGGCGGTGGAATATTAACCGGCAAGGCCAGGGTCGTTGCTATGGTCAAAGTCGTCAGCCAACTCATAGAAGCAGCATCCTGCAATCGCCCGCGCATCAGGCAGATCAGCCCCACCAGGGCTAGAGCCCAGGGCAGAAAGAGGGCACCGTTGAACACCCCATCGAGAGAAAATATTCCCCAACTCCAGCAGCGACTGACTTGACTTGCCGTATGGCCGGCGAAACCGAGCCCCAGCAGCCAGCAGCTAAAGCGGTGGCGTTTCAGCAAATGAAAGAAAAGGCTGCCGGCATAGGTACCGGCAGCCACATTGAATAACACAGAGGAGGCAGTTGCAATGGTCATGCTTCAATCCCCTTGCGGAGGGAAAGTATAAGGCTGTCCTGGATTACTGCTTTCTGTCCAGGACAGCCCAAATCAAAGGATTAATAGGTGAGACTCAGACCGGCCAGAAAGGTACGTCCAGGCGTGAGGAATCCTTCTTCGTGATAAAACTTATCCGTGATATTACTAACTTCGACAAATACTTTCCCGTCCACGTCCCATTTGCGGCCAAGGTTCTGCTCGAGCCGGGCGTTGAGCAGAAAGAAATCCGGTCCCTGCTTCCAGTTGTCGTCATTGTCCTCAAAATACTGCCGTTGGGTGTAGGAGGCCTGGGTGCTTGCGGTCAAACCAAAACCAAAGCGGTAACGCAGGTCAAGATTCGCACGGTGACGGGGCCGTCCTTCCAGTTCACGACCGTTCCATTCGTCATCGGTTCTCTGTTCGGTTTCCAGATAAGTATAGTTGAATCCCATCCAGAAATTGTCGGTCACGTCCGCACCTAAAGTGGCCTCGATGCCTTGCGTGTGTGCCTGGCCAATGTTGGTATAATAACTTGCCCCTTTGGGCCCGACCTTATCGATCAAATCCTTGATATCGTTGTAGAAAAAAGCCACCGAACCGCTGACCCTGTCGTTGAAGATGTGAGTCACACCGATTTCATAGCTTTGAGTTTCCTGGGGGTCGAGATTGGGATTGCCACCGCTCACATCGCTAAACAACTGCTTGAGATGGGGGAAGCTGATCTTCTTGGCCATGGAGCCGTGCAGAGTGGTATTTTCCGACAGGGTCACCACCGCCCCGATCTGGGGATTGAAGGCATGGGCGCTGCCCGGCACCGGCTGATCATTGGCTTCGCGGGGATCAAAGTAGTCATAACTGGCACCTAGGGTCAAAGCCAGCCAGTCATTAGGTTTAATTTCGTCCTCGATGCCGAACGTATAGGTATCGGCACTGTATTCACCAACGTCTTCCCAAGGACCGCCACTCTTGGGGATTTCGCTCTGTTCGCAGTCATCGCGTACAAAGCTCAGGCCAACCTTGAGGAAGCTCAAAGGACCGAAATCCATAAATGTCTGCAGATCGCCACCGACTGTATAATTGTCGTAGGTGGAAGCAAGCCAGAAGTGCTTGTGGTCTGCAGTGAAGGTCAGATCTTCCTCAACCAAACTATCTTTATGGTCGACATAATAACCCCGGGCCTTGACCCGTAGCCAGTCGGTAAATTGTTTTTCCCCAACCAGGCTGACATGCCACTGCTCCCACTCATTGAAGCGCCAACTGCGATTGGGCACACCCTTGGGGTTGTTGTGATAGTCGAAGGTCAGATAGAGGCTGGTATCTTGATCCGGCTGCCAGCCGAGCTTGGCATTGATAGTGCGCTTCATATATTCGCTACCGTCGCGCTTACCGCCGTCCTCCACAAACGGGTTTCCATCAACAGTGTGTTCCCCGATAAACATCGGATCGCTGTCAAAGTCATTGGACAGGCGATAACCGTCGGACTGGCGAAAACTCGTGGTCAGCCAATAGCTAAACTTGCCGAGAGTCGCACCTGTATTGAAGATGTAATTTTGAGTGGCGTAGTTACCCCAGGAAGCAATAACCTCGGCTGTAGGCTTGGCCCCGGCCGTCTTGGTTACAATATTGATAACCCCGCCAAAAGTATTGGCGCCGTAAAGGACCGAAGAGGCCCCCTTGGTCACCGTGATCTTGGCGACTGCATCGACCGGAAGCTGGGACAAATCCAGTTCGCGGTAATACTGCTCATACAGAGGCACACCGTCGATCAACACCTTCAAATCGCTCTGCTCGAAGCCACGTACGCTGACGTAACTCTGGCCTTTGCCGCCGACTGCTACATTGACACCGGGCAACAGCTCCAGAGCCTCGGCTACAGTCTGGGCTCCTCGCTGTTTGATATCCTCAGCGGTCACCTCGGTAACGGTGGTAGCCAGATTGACCACCTGCTGTTCGCCGGTAACAATAACCTCACCGAGCGAAAACACCTCGCTGTCCGCTGCAAAACCGGGCATTGCCGGCAGCATTGCCAACAGGCACATCCAGACCAGCGGTCTAAACAACCTTGCACTCATAATAAATCCTCCTGAAAATGTCCCATCGTTTTCAATACACCCAAATTCCATAAAAAAATGCGCTGACGGGTCTCCCCGCCAGCGCACCATATACCTTGGAATACGCGTTCGCAGGTCGACTCCTTTCCAAATACGGGAGGCGCCACCGTTTCCGGGGGCACCCATCGTTCAAGGTGGCTTAGCTATGGCCTTAGCCGGCCTTGAATCGGAGTGGACTTTATGTTAACGGGCTAAAAAACCCTCTTTCATTAAACTTCAAGCTCTCGTTGTATAGCAAAGGGAATAGCGATTGGCAAGTAAAAATGTTGGGATTTGTCAATTTTGTGACAATCGAACGGTTTGGCGCGGTTGTTATATAATTGGAATACGCAGACTGAACTGATGGGGACAGACCATTGACCACAAACGGGGAGGAACGAATGAAGAGAACCATCGCTCACCTGATAATCCTGTTGCTGGGCATGCTATTGCTAACCGTGGGTTGTCAATCGACGCGACCAACCACCAGGCAGCTGCTGCAAGAGGATTATATGCACATGACGGATGCCGAACTGCTTATCTACTACCAACAATTGGTTGAAGGGGTTGAAGAACCACGCTCAGGCGGTGGCGGTTTCGGTTTTGGACTGGGAGTCGGGATCGGCGTAGGCAGCAGTAGCTCGGTGGGCCTTGGAGCCAGCAAGGGGCCGGAGCGGGAATATACAACGGAAGCCCTGCAGCAACGCCGCGACCAGGTTCGCCTGGAACTGGCCCGTCGCGGCCTGGAGCCAACTACTTTATACTGAATTTCTGCAATATTTCGTCCGGGGCCTGGTCGTACCGGGAGAACTCCATGCTGAAAGTACCGCGTCCCTGCGTGGCACTGCGCAGTTCGGTCATATAATCGAACATCTCTGTCAGGGGCACCTGGGCCTGGATGACCTCCATCTCCCCGCGGCTCTCCATACCATCGATGCGACCACGCTTCTGCTGCAGGGAACCGAGGACCTTGCCGGCGCTTTCCCTTGGTACCATCAGTTCCAAGGCCATGATCGGCTCAAGCAGGGTCGGTTGCCCCTGGCGGGCGGCCACTGCCAGCCCCCGCTGGGCGGCTGCCAACAGGCCGGCTTCGGTGGTGGTACTTGCCTCGTAAGGTGCTTCGGCCACCTCAATCCGCAGATCGGTCAGGGGATAGCCCGCCTGAACCCCGGCGGCGCAACCCTGCTCCAGGCTGGCCTCCAAAGCCTGCCGCCACTCCAGGGGCAAGCCGTGCTCTTCTTCTTGCGGCAGAACCACTATCAGGCCTTCTCCCCTGGCAAGCGGCTCCAGACGCAATAGAACTTCGCCGCTTTGTAATTTTCCCTCGGCTTCACGATGAAAAACTTCCCGATGCTCCACAACCTTGCACAGGGTCTCCCGGTAAACAACCTGGGGACGGCCGGTAATGACCTCGACCCCAAACTCCCGGGATAGACGCTGGGTCAGGATATCCAGGTGCAACTGGCCCATGCCGGCCAGAATGAGCTGACCGGTTCCTGCATCCTCCCGAACACGAAAGGTCGGGTCTTCCCATTGAAGTTTTTCCAAAGCGGGCAACAACTTCTCCCGGTCATCGATGCGCTTGGGTTCCACCGCCAGGGAGACAACAGGCTCAGGGACGCTCAAGCCTTCCAGCACCAGCGGTTCCTGTTCAGCACTCAACGTGTCCCCGGTCAAAACATCTTTGAGCCCTACGGCAGAGGCAATATCGCCGGCCCTCGCCGCCTCGATTCGCTCCCGCTTATGCGCATGCATGCGAAACAGGCGGGCTATCTTCTCCTTCTGCCCACGAGCGCCGTTGAACAGCTCTTGTCCGGCATGCACGGTGCCGGAATAAACCCGCAGATAAGTCAGCTTACGCCCGGCATCGGAAAACACTTTAAAGGCCAGAGCGCAGAGGGGCCCGTCAGGGTCACAACTTAAAAACCGCTCTTGCAGGCCGTCCCCTTCCACCAGAGCCCGCACCGGAGGCGCTTCCAGCGGCGAGGGCAAAAAAGCTACGACGGCATCGAGCAGCGGCTGAATCCCCTTGTTGCGCAAAGCCGAACCGAGCAGCACCGGGAACAGCTGACATTCCAATACGCCACGACGCAGGGCCGCCCGTAGACGGGACGAATCGACGGTACGCCCATCGAGAAAATCGTTAAGAATCTGGTCATCGAAATCGGCCGCCGCCTCGATGAGAACTTCGCGGGCTGACCGCACTTCTTCCAGACGTTCGGCGGGTATGGCTTCGGCCGTCACTGTCAGCCCCTGGTCGGCTTCACTGAAAAGCAGGCATTGTTCACCAATCAGGTCGATGACGCCGGCAAAGTCGCCCTCTTCCCCCAGAGGCAGCTGCAGCAAGACGGGGCGGGCGTCAAAACGCTTGACGATCTGCTCCAGCACCCGTCGGTAATCGGCACCGATACGATCCATTTTATTGATCAGGCAAAGACGGGGCACACGATAGCGATCGGCCTGATGCCAGACCGATTCACTTTGCGACTGCACCCCTTCCACCGCACTGAAGACGGTCACGGCACCGTCGAGTACTCGCAGGGAACGTTCGACTTCGATAGTAAAGTCGATATGACCGGGAGTGTCGATGAGGTTGATCCAGCAGTCCCGCCAGCGGCAGCTGGTGGTGGTGGCGGTGATGGTGATACCCCGCTCCTGCTCCTGCTCCATCCAGTCCATGACCGCGGCCCCATCATGCACCTCGCCCATCTTGTGGCTCTTGCCCGTATAGTAGAGGACCCGTTCGGAGACCGTGGTCTTACCGGCATCAATGTGGGAAATAATACCGATATTGCGGATTGCCTGAAGTGGCGGATGGTCCATGGTC
Protein-coding sequences here:
- the fusA gene encoding elongation factor G — translated: MDHPPLQAIRNIGIISHIDAGKTTVSERVLYYTGKSHKMGEVHDGAAVMDWMEQEQERGITITATTTSCRWRDCWINLIDTPGHIDFTIEVERSLRVLDGAVTVFSAVEGVQSQSESVWHQADRYRVPRLCLINKMDRIGADYRRVLEQIVKRFDARPVLLQLPLGEEGDFAGVIDLIGEQCLLFSEADQGLTVTAEAIPAERLEEVRSAREVLIEAAADFDDQILNDFLDGRTVDSSRLRAALRRGVLECQLFPVLLGSALRNKGIQPLLDAVVAFLPSPLEAPPVRALVEGDGLQERFLSCDPDGPLCALAFKVFSDAGRKLTYLRVYSGTVHAGQELFNGARGQKEKIARLFRMHAHKRERIEAARAGDIASAVGLKDVLTGDTLSAEQEPLVLEGLSVPEPVVSLAVEPKRIDDREKLLPALEKLQWEDPTFRVREDAGTGQLILAGMGQLHLDILTQRLSREFGVEVITGRPQVVYRETLCKVVEHREVFHREAEGKLQSGEVLLRLEPLARGEGLIVVLPQEEEHGLPLEWRQALEASLEQGCAAGVQAGYPLTDLRIEVAEAPYEASTTTEAGLLAAAQRGLAVAARQGQPTLLEPIMALELMVPRESAGKVLGSLQQKRGRIDGMESRGEMEVIQAQVPLTEMFDYMTELRSATQGRGTFSMEFSRYDQAPDEILQKFSIK
- a CDS encoding TonB-dependent receptor, with translation MSARLFRPLVWMCLLAMLPAMPGFAADSEVFSLGEVIVTGEQQVVNLATTVTEVTAEDIKQRGAQTVAEALELLPGVNVAVGGKGQSYVSVRGFEQSDLKVLIDGVPLYEQYYRELDLSQLPVDAVAKITVTKGASSVLYGANTFGGVINIVTKTAGAKPTAEVIASWGNYATQNYIFNTGATLGKFSYWLTTSFRQSDGYRLSNDFDSDPMFIGEHTVDGNPFVEDGGKRDGSEYMKRTINAKLGWQPDQDTSLYLTFDYHNNPKGVPNRSWRFNEWEQWHVSLVGEKQFTDWLRVKARGYYVDHKDSLVEEDLTFTADHKHFWLASTYDNYTVGGDLQTFMDFGPLSFLKVGLSFVRDDCEQSEIPKSGGPWEDVGEYSADTYTFGIEDEIKPNDWLALTLGASYDYFDPREANDQPVPGSAHAFNPQIGAVVTLSENTTLHGSMAKKISFPHLKQLFSDVSGGNPNLDPQETQSYEIGVTHIFNDRVSGSVAFFYNDIKDLIDKVGPKGASYYTNIGQAHTQGIEATLGADVTDNFWMGFNYTYLETEQRTDDEWNGRELEGRPRHRANLDLRYRFGFGLTASTQASYTQRQYFEDNDDNWKQGPDFFLLNARLEQNLGRKWDVDGKVFVEVSNITDKFYHEEGFLTPGRTFLAGLSLTY